The Panicum virgatum strain AP13 chromosome 5K, P.virgatum_v5, whole genome shotgun sequence genome has a window encoding:
- the LOC120706403 gene encoding 5'-3' exoribonuclease 3-like isoform X2 — protein MGVPAFYRWLAEKYPMVVVDVVEEEPVAIEGVRVPVDASRPNPNGLEYDNLYLDMNNIIHPCFHPEDRPSPTTFSEVFQCMFDYIDRLFIMVRPRRLLYMAIDGVAPRAKMNQQRSRRFRAAKDAADAAAEEERLREEFEREGRKLPSKQQSQTCDSNVITPGTEFMAVLSVALQYYIHLRLNYDPGWKQIKVILSDANVPGEGEHKIMSYIRGQRNLSGFNPNTRHCLYGLDADLIMLALATHEVHFSILREVVYTPGQQDKCFLCGQVGHLAANCEGKVKRKAGEFDEKGDAIVPKKPYQFLNVWTLREYLEYEFRMPNPPFKIDFERIVDDFIFMCFFVGNDFLPHMPTLEIREGAINLLMAVYKKEFPSMGGYLTDSCTPDLNRVEHFIQAVGSYEDKIFQKRARLHQRQAERIKREKAQAKRGDDLDPLVRDDLIVPVQRFQGSRLASGAVPAPYEQNGSHKDNKERNNRARKAARVSMPVSSIAAAIVEAENDLEAQERENKEELKSMLTDALREKSDIFNSENPEEDKVKLGEPGWRERYYEEKFGARTPEQIEEIRRDVVLKYTEGLCWVMHYYYEGVCSWQWFYPYHYAPFASDLRDLGHLNITFELGTPFKPFDQLMGVFPAASAHALPLQYRRFMTDPSSPIIDFYPTDFEVDMNGKRYSWQGIAKLPFIDEARLLTEIKKVEHTLTPEEARRNSVMFDMLFVNGSHPLSPYIYSLNSKFGHLPDKERNEIKEKLDPSASGGMNGYITLCSGDPCPPIFRSPVDGLEDIMDNQVICSIYKLPDHHKHVARPPVGVIIPKKTVEAGDLKPPPVLWHEDSGRRPHDNSNRHNPPGAMSGRQLGEAAHRLVINSLNAQGRGQHSGPSMPYQTIMNGMHHLNVVHPNGNQVMPPRGEQSGWYVPRGSVPNGQIQAYASSGTGHYQYERSGPSQGNRGRQQTHPYSRDGYHDARGRVPPAYGYQQTGGNLYSSQPVAAPSGPGLYGQPPSAYPGVRGGGYWPPPYGGAQQWQQQQQPYSSYAGRGPYGGGPPTTRADSREQQSQNRYGSLDRSSSRRPPSGYDR, from the exons aTGGGTGTCCCGGCGTTCTACCGGTGGCTGGCGGAGAAGTACccgatggtggtggtggacgtggtggaggaggagccggtGGCGATCGAGGGGGTCAGGGTGCCCGTCGACGCCTCCAGGCCCAACCCCAACGGCCTCGAGTACGACAACCTCTACCTCGACATGAACAACATCATACACCCCTGCTTCCACCCGGAGGACAGG CCCTCCCCAACAACATTCAGTGAGGTTTTCCAGTGCATGTTTGATTACATAGACAGGTTATTCATTATGGTTCGCCCTCGAAGGCTTTTGTACATGGCCATTG ATGGTGTGGCTCCTCGTGCTAAGATGAACCAGCAGCGCTCCAGACGATTCAGAGCTGCAAAAGATGCAGCGGATGCG GCtgcagaagaagaaaggctaCGTGAAGAGTTTGAGAGGGAAGGCAGAAAACTTCCTTCAAAACAGCAATCGCAAACATGTGATTCCAATGTTATTACTCCAGGGACTGAGTTTATGGCTGTTTTATCAGTTGCTTTGCAGTATTACATCCATCTCAGATTGAATTATGATCCTGGATGGAAACAAATTAAA GTTATTTTGTCTGATGCCAATGTTCCTGGTGAAGGGGAACATAAAATTATGTCGTACATTCGTGGCCAACGGAATTTGTCTGGTTTTAACCCAAACACACGCCATTGCCTGTATGGCCTG GATGCAGATCTGATCATGTTAGCTTTAGCGACACATGAAGTACATTTCTCAATACTGAGAGAG GTAGTTTATACACCTGGACAGCAGGATAAATGCTTCTTGTGTGGTCAGGTGGGACATTTAGCAGCAAACTGTGAAGGAAAGGTGAAAAGAAAAGCTGGGGAGTTTGATGAGAAGGGGGACGCTATTGTTCCCAAGAAACCTTATCAG TTCTTGAATGTATGGACCCTTCGGGAGTACTTAGAATACGAGTTCAGAATGCCAAACCCACCTTTCAAAATTGATTTTGAACGCATCGTTGATGATTTCATCTTCATGTGCTTCTTTGTTGGCAATGATTTTCTTCCACATATGCCAACGCTAGAGATCCGTGAG GGAGCTATTAATTTGCTAATGGCAGTAtacaagaaggaatttcccTCGATGGGTGGCTATTTAACTGATTCTTGCACG CCTGATCTGAATAGAGTTGAACACTTCATTCAAGCAGTTGGTTCCTACGAGGATAAAATATTTCAGAAAAGAGCCCGTTTGCATCAG CGTCAAGCAGAAAGAATTAAACGAGAAAAGGCTCAGGCGAAGCGGGGCGATGATCTGGATCCCCTTGTTCGGGATGATCTTATTGTGCCTGTTCAACGTTTTCAAGGGTCTCGCCTAGCCTCTGGGGCTGTACCTGCACCATATGAGCAGAATGGATCTCATAAAGACAACAAAGAAAGGAACAATCGAGCTCGGAAAGCTGCAAGAGTATCAATGCCAGTTTCCAGCATCGCTGCAGCCATAGTTGAAGCAGAAAATGACCTCGAAGCACAA GAACGTGAAAACAAAGAAGAACTGAAGTCAATGCTTACAGATGCACTTCGAGAGAAGTCAGATATTTTTAATTCTGAAAATCCAGAGGAGGATAAG GTGAAACTTGGAGAACCAGGATGGAGGGAAAGGTACTATGAAGAGAAATTTGGGGCAAGAACACCTGAACAGATTGAAGAAATACGCAGAGATGTT GTTCTCAAATACACTGAAGGTTTATGCTGGGTAATGCACTACTACTACGAAGGTGTCTGCTCATGGCAATG GTTCTATCCTTATCACTATGCTCCGTTCGCTTCGGATTTGAGGGATTTGGGTCATCTTAATATTACATTTGAACTTGGGACACCATTCAAACCTTTTGATCAGCTTATGGGGGTTTTCCCAGCTGCAAG TGCTCATGCGCTGCCGCTACAGTATCGCCGATTTATGACTGATCCCAGTTCACCAATAATTGATTTTTATCCTACGG ATTTCGAAGTAGATATGAATGGGAAAAGATACTCTTGGCAA GGGATAGCAAAACTGCCCTTTATTGATGAAGCTCGCTTATTGACTGAGATAAAAAAAGTTGAGCATACTTTGACG CCTGAAGAAGCAAGGAGAAACAGTGTCATGTTCGATATGCTTTTCGTGAATGGATCACACCCTCTTTCGCCTTATATCTACTCTCTCAACAGCAAATTTGGACATCTGCCTGACAAAGAGAGAAATGAAATTAAAGAAAAGCTTGACCCTTCTGCTAG TGGAGGAATGAATGGCTACATAACACTTTGCAGTGGGGACCCATGCCCTCCTATCTTTAGGTCTCCTGTGGATGGGCTGGAGGATATTATGGATAATCAAGTGAT ATGCTCAATCTACAAGCTTCCAGATCATCATAAGCACGTAGCCCGGCCTCCGGTTGGTGTTATCATACCCAAGAAG ACTGTTGAAGCTGGTGATCTGAAACCGCCTCCAGTGCTGTGGCATGAAGATAGTGGCAGGAGGCCTCATGATAATAGCAACAG GCACAACCCACCTGGAGCCATGTCAGGCCGCCAACTTGGAGAGGCAGCCCACCGACTAGTCATAAACAGCTTAAATGCTCAGGGTAGGGGGCAACATAGTGGCCCATCAATGCCATATCAAACTATAATGAATGGCATGCACCATCTGAATGTGGTGCACCCTAATGGCAATCAAGTAATGCCTCCCCGGGGGGAGCAATCTGGTTGGTATGTGCCTAGGGGTAGTGTTCCTAATGGTCAAATACAAGCTTATGCATCATCAGGAACAGGTCATTATCAGTATGAAAGGTCAGGGCCTTCACAAGGTAACCGAGGAAGGCAACAAACTCACCCGTATTCAAGAGATGGCTACCATGACGCAAGAGGCAGGGTTCCACCTGCATATGGATACCAGCAGACTGGTGGCAACTTGTACTCATCACAGCCTGTTGCTGCGCCATCAGGTCCTGGACTGTATGGGCAACCCCCATCAGCATATCCTGGGGTTCGTGGTGGAGGCTACTGGCCCCCTCCATATGGTGGAGCCCAAcagtggcagcagcagcagcaaccataTAGTTCATATGCTGGAAGAGGGCCTTATGGAGGTGGGCCACCAACCACTAGAGCTGATTCACGAGAACAGCAGTCACAGAACCGTTATGGCTCTTTGGACAGAAGTTCAAGCCGGAGGCCTCCATCTGGATATGACCGATGA
- the LOC120706403 gene encoding 5'-3' exoribonuclease 3-like isoform X4, with translation MSYIRGQRNLSGFNPNTRHCLYGLDADLIMLALATHEVHFSILREVVYTPGQQDKCFLCGQVGHLAANCEGKVKRKAGEFDEKGDAIVPKKPYQFLNVWTLREYLEYEFRMPNPPFKIDFERIVDDFIFMCFFVGNDFLPHMPTLEIREGAINLLMAVYKKEFPSMGGYLTDSCTPDLNRVEHFIQAVGSYEDKIFQKRARLHQRQAERIKREKAQAKRGDDLDPLVRDDLIVPVQRFQGSRLASGAVPAPYEQNGSHKDNKERNNRARKAARVSMPVSSIAAAIVEAENDLEAQERENKEELKSMLTDALREKSDIFNSENPEEDKVKLGEPGWRERYYEEKFGARTPEQIEEIRRDVVLKYTEGLCWVMHYYYEGVCSWQWFYPYHYAPFASDLRDLGHLNITFELGTPFKPFDQLMGVFPAASAHALPLQYRRFMTDPSSPIIDFYPTDFEVDMNGKRYSWQGIAKLPFIDEARLLTEIKKVEHTLTPEEARRNSVMFDMLFVNGSHPLSPYIYSLNSKFGHLPDKERNEIKEKLDPSASGGMNGYITLCSGDPCPPIFRSPVDGLEDIMDNQVICSIYKLPDHHKHVARPPVGVIIPKKTVEAGDLKPPPVLWHEDSGRRPHDNSNRHNPPGAMSGRQLGEAAHRLVINSLNAQGRGQHSGPSMPYQTIMNGMHHLNVVHPNGNQVMPPRGEQSGWYVPRGSVPNGQIQAYASSGTGHYQYERSGPSQGNRGRQQTHPYSRDGYHDARGRVPPAYGYQQTGGNLYSSQPVAAPSGPGLYGQPPSAYPGVRGGGYWPPPYGGAQQWQQQQQPYSSYAGRGPYGGGPPTTRADSREQQSQNRYGSLDRSSSRRPPSGYDR, from the exons ATGTCGTACATTCGTGGCCAACGGAATTTGTCTGGTTTTAACCCAAACACACGCCATTGCCTGTATGGCCTG GATGCAGATCTGATCATGTTAGCTTTAGCGACACATGAAGTACATTTCTCAATACTGAGAGAG GTAGTTTATACACCTGGACAGCAGGATAAATGCTTCTTGTGTGGTCAGGTGGGACATTTAGCAGCAAACTGTGAAGGAAAGGTGAAAAGAAAAGCTGGGGAGTTTGATGAGAAGGGGGACGCTATTGTTCCCAAGAAACCTTATCAG TTCTTGAATGTATGGACCCTTCGGGAGTACTTAGAATACGAGTTCAGAATGCCAAACCCACCTTTCAAAATTGATTTTGAACGCATCGTTGATGATTTCATCTTCATGTGCTTCTTTGTTGGCAATGATTTTCTTCCACATATGCCAACGCTAGAGATCCGTGAG GGAGCTATTAATTTGCTAATGGCAGTAtacaagaaggaatttcccTCGATGGGTGGCTATTTAACTGATTCTTGCACG CCTGATCTGAATAGAGTTGAACACTTCATTCAAGCAGTTGGTTCCTACGAGGATAAAATATTTCAGAAAAGAGCCCGTTTGCATCAG CGTCAAGCAGAAAGAATTAAACGAGAAAAGGCTCAGGCGAAGCGGGGCGATGATCTGGATCCCCTTGTTCGGGATGATCTTATTGTGCCTGTTCAACGTTTTCAAGGGTCTCGCCTAGCCTCTGGGGCTGTACCTGCACCATATGAGCAGAATGGATCTCATAAAGACAACAAAGAAAGGAACAATCGAGCTCGGAAAGCTGCAAGAGTATCAATGCCAGTTTCCAGCATCGCTGCAGCCATAGTTGAAGCAGAAAATGACCTCGAAGCACAA GAACGTGAAAACAAAGAAGAACTGAAGTCAATGCTTACAGATGCACTTCGAGAGAAGTCAGATATTTTTAATTCTGAAAATCCAGAGGAGGATAAG GTGAAACTTGGAGAACCAGGATGGAGGGAAAGGTACTATGAAGAGAAATTTGGGGCAAGAACACCTGAACAGATTGAAGAAATACGCAGAGATGTT GTTCTCAAATACACTGAAGGTTTATGCTGGGTAATGCACTACTACTACGAAGGTGTCTGCTCATGGCAATG GTTCTATCCTTATCACTATGCTCCGTTCGCTTCGGATTTGAGGGATTTGGGTCATCTTAATATTACATTTGAACTTGGGACACCATTCAAACCTTTTGATCAGCTTATGGGGGTTTTCCCAGCTGCAAG TGCTCATGCGCTGCCGCTACAGTATCGCCGATTTATGACTGATCCCAGTTCACCAATAATTGATTTTTATCCTACGG ATTTCGAAGTAGATATGAATGGGAAAAGATACTCTTGGCAA GGGATAGCAAAACTGCCCTTTATTGATGAAGCTCGCTTATTGACTGAGATAAAAAAAGTTGAGCATACTTTGACG CCTGAAGAAGCAAGGAGAAACAGTGTCATGTTCGATATGCTTTTCGTGAATGGATCACACCCTCTTTCGCCTTATATCTACTCTCTCAACAGCAAATTTGGACATCTGCCTGACAAAGAGAGAAATGAAATTAAAGAAAAGCTTGACCCTTCTGCTAG TGGAGGAATGAATGGCTACATAACACTTTGCAGTGGGGACCCATGCCCTCCTATCTTTAGGTCTCCTGTGGATGGGCTGGAGGATATTATGGATAATCAAGTGAT ATGCTCAATCTACAAGCTTCCAGATCATCATAAGCACGTAGCCCGGCCTCCGGTTGGTGTTATCATACCCAAGAAG ACTGTTGAAGCTGGTGATCTGAAACCGCCTCCAGTGCTGTGGCATGAAGATAGTGGCAGGAGGCCTCATGATAATAGCAACAG GCACAACCCACCTGGAGCCATGTCAGGCCGCCAACTTGGAGAGGCAGCCCACCGACTAGTCATAAACAGCTTAAATGCTCAGGGTAGGGGGCAACATAGTGGCCCATCAATGCCATATCAAACTATAATGAATGGCATGCACCATCTGAATGTGGTGCACCCTAATGGCAATCAAGTAATGCCTCCCCGGGGGGAGCAATCTGGTTGGTATGTGCCTAGGGGTAGTGTTCCTAATGGTCAAATACAAGCTTATGCATCATCAGGAACAGGTCATTATCAGTATGAAAGGTCAGGGCCTTCACAAGGTAACCGAGGAAGGCAACAAACTCACCCGTATTCAAGAGATGGCTACCATGACGCAAGAGGCAGGGTTCCACCTGCATATGGATACCAGCAGACTGGTGGCAACTTGTACTCATCACAGCCTGTTGCTGCGCCATCAGGTCCTGGACTGTATGGGCAACCCCCATCAGCATATCCTGGGGTTCGTGGTGGAGGCTACTGGCCCCCTCCATATGGTGGAGCCCAAcagtggcagcagcagcagcaaccataTAGTTCATATGCTGGAAGAGGGCCTTATGGAGGTGGGCCACCAACCACTAGAGCTGATTCACGAGAACAGCAGTCACAGAACCGTTATGGCTCTTTGGACAGAAGTTCAAGCCGGAGGCCTCCATCTGGATATGACCGATGA
- the LOC120706403 gene encoding 5'-3' exoribonuclease 3-like isoform X1, with translation MGVPAFYRWLAEKYPMVVVDVVEEEPVEIEGVKVPVDTSKPNPNGREFDNLYLDMNGIIHPCFHPEDRPSPTTFSEVFQCMFDYIDRLFIMVRPRRLLYMAIDGVAPRAKMNQQRSRRFRAAKDAADAAAEEERLREEFEREGRKLPSKQQSQTCDSNVITPGTEFMAVLSVALQYYIHLRLNYDPGWKQIKVILSDANVPGEGEHKIMSYIRGQRNLSGFNPNTRHCLYGLDADLIMLALATHEVHFSILREVVYTPGQQDKCFLCGQVGHLAANCEGKVKRKAGEFDEKGDAIVPKKPYQFLNVWTLREYLEYEFRMPNPPFKIDFERIVDDFIFMCFFVGNDFLPHMPTLEIREGAINLLMAVYKKEFPSMGGYLTDSCTPDLNRVEHFIQAVGSYEDKIFQKRARLHQRQAERIKREKAQAKRGDDLDPLVRDDLIVPVQRFQGSRLASGAVPAPYEQNGSHKDNKERNNRARKAARVSMPVSSIAAAIVEAENDLEAQERENKEELKSMLTDALREKSDIFNSENPEEDKVKLGEPGWRERYYEEKFGARTPEQIEEIRRDVVLKYTEGLCWVMHYYYEGVCSWQWFYPYHYAPFASDLRDLGHLNITFELGTPFKPFDQLMGVFPAASAHALPLQYRRFMTDPSSPIIDFYPTDFEVDMNGKRYSWQGIAKLPFIDEARLLTEIKKVEHTLTPEEARRNSVMFDMLFVNGSHPLSPYIYSLNSKFGHLPDKERNEIKEKLDPSASGGMNGYITLCSGDPCPPIFRSPVDGLEDIMDNQVICSIYKLPDHHKHVARPPVGVIIPKKTVEAGDLKPPPVLWHEDSGRRPHDNSNRHNPPGAMSGRQLGEAAHRLVINSLNAQGRGQHSGPSMPYQTIMNGMHHLNVVHPNGNQVMPPRGEQSGWYVPRGSVPNGQIQAYASSGTGHYQYERSGPSQGNRGRQQTHPYSRDGYHDARGRVPPAYGYQQTGGNLYSSQPVAAPSGPGLYGQPPSAYPGVRGGGYWPPPYGGAQQWQQQQQPYSSYAGRGPYGGGPPTTRADSREQQSQNRYGSLDRSSSRRPPSGYDR, from the exons ATGGGTGTCCCGGCGTTCTACCGGTGGCTGGCGGAGAAGTACccgatggtggtggtggacgtggtggaggaggagcccgtGGAGATCGAGGGCGTCAAGGTGCCCGTCGACACCTCCAAGCCCAACCCCAACGGCCGCGAGTTCGACAACCTCTACCTAGATATGAATGGTATCATACACCCCTGCTTCCACCCGGAGGACAGG CCCTCCCCAACAACATTCAGTGAGGTTTTCCAGTGCATGTTTGATTACATAGACAGGTTATTCATTATGGTTCGCCCTCGAAGGCTTTTGTACATGGCCATTG ATGGTGTGGCTCCTCGTGCTAAGATGAACCAGCAGCGCTCCAGACGATTCAGAGCTGCAAAAGATGCAGCGGATGCG GCtgcagaagaagaaaggctaCGTGAAGAGTTTGAGAGGGAAGGCAGAAAACTTCCTTCAAAACAGCAATCGCAAACATGTGATTCCAATGTTATTACTCCAGGGACTGAGTTTATGGCTGTTTTATCAGTTGCTTTGCAGTATTACATCCATCTCAGATTGAATTATGATCCTGGATGGAAACAAATTAAA GTTATTTTGTCTGATGCCAATGTTCCTGGTGAAGGGGAACATAAAATTATGTCGTACATTCGTGGCCAACGGAATTTGTCTGGTTTTAACCCAAACACACGCCATTGCCTGTATGGCCTG GATGCAGATCTGATCATGTTAGCTTTAGCGACACATGAAGTACATTTCTCAATACTGAGAGAG GTAGTTTATACACCTGGACAGCAGGATAAATGCTTCTTGTGTGGTCAGGTGGGACATTTAGCAGCAAACTGTGAAGGAAAGGTGAAAAGAAAAGCTGGGGAGTTTGATGAGAAGGGGGACGCTATTGTTCCCAAGAAACCTTATCAG TTCTTGAATGTATGGACCCTTCGGGAGTACTTAGAATACGAGTTCAGAATGCCAAACCCACCTTTCAAAATTGATTTTGAACGCATCGTTGATGATTTCATCTTCATGTGCTTCTTTGTTGGCAATGATTTTCTTCCACATATGCCAACGCTAGAGATCCGTGAG GGAGCTATTAATTTGCTAATGGCAGTAtacaagaaggaatttcccTCGATGGGTGGCTATTTAACTGATTCTTGCACG CCTGATCTGAATAGAGTTGAACACTTCATTCAAGCAGTTGGTTCCTACGAGGATAAAATATTTCAGAAAAGAGCCCGTTTGCATCAG CGTCAAGCAGAAAGAATTAAACGAGAAAAGGCTCAGGCGAAGCGGGGCGATGATCTGGATCCCCTTGTTCGGGATGATCTTATTGTGCCTGTTCAACGTTTTCAAGGGTCTCGCCTAGCCTCTGGGGCTGTACCTGCACCATATGAGCAGAATGGATCTCATAAAGACAACAAAGAAAGGAACAATCGAGCTCGGAAAGCTGCAAGAGTATCAATGCCAGTTTCCAGCATCGCTGCAGCCATAGTTGAAGCAGAAAATGACCTCGAAGCACAA GAACGTGAAAACAAAGAAGAACTGAAGTCAATGCTTACAGATGCACTTCGAGAGAAGTCAGATATTTTTAATTCTGAAAATCCAGAGGAGGATAAG GTGAAACTTGGAGAACCAGGATGGAGGGAAAGGTACTATGAAGAGAAATTTGGGGCAAGAACACCTGAACAGATTGAAGAAATACGCAGAGATGTT GTTCTCAAATACACTGAAGGTTTATGCTGGGTAATGCACTACTACTACGAAGGTGTCTGCTCATGGCAATG GTTCTATCCTTATCACTATGCTCCGTTCGCTTCGGATTTGAGGGATTTGGGTCATCTTAATATTACATTTGAACTTGGGACACCATTCAAACCTTTTGATCAGCTTATGGGGGTTTTCCCAGCTGCAAG TGCTCATGCGCTGCCGCTACAGTATCGCCGATTTATGACTGATCCCAGTTCACCAATAATTGATTTTTATCCTACGG ATTTCGAAGTAGATATGAATGGGAAAAGATACTCTTGGCAA GGGATAGCAAAACTGCCCTTTATTGATGAAGCTCGCTTATTGACTGAGATAAAAAAAGTTGAGCATACTTTGACG CCTGAAGAAGCAAGGAGAAACAGTGTCATGTTCGATATGCTTTTCGTGAATGGATCACACCCTCTTTCGCCTTATATCTACTCTCTCAACAGCAAATTTGGACATCTGCCTGACAAAGAGAGAAATGAAATTAAAGAAAAGCTTGACCCTTCTGCTAG TGGAGGAATGAATGGCTACATAACACTTTGCAGTGGGGACCCATGCCCTCCTATCTTTAGGTCTCCTGTGGATGGGCTGGAGGATATTATGGATAATCAAGTGAT ATGCTCAATCTACAAGCTTCCAGATCATCATAAGCACGTAGCCCGGCCTCCGGTTGGTGTTATCATACCCAAGAAG ACTGTTGAAGCTGGTGATCTGAAACCGCCTCCAGTGCTGTGGCATGAAGATAGTGGCAGGAGGCCTCATGATAATAGCAACAG GCACAACCCACCTGGAGCCATGTCAGGCCGCCAACTTGGAGAGGCAGCCCACCGACTAGTCATAAACAGCTTAAATGCTCAGGGTAGGGGGCAACATAGTGGCCCATCAATGCCATATCAAACTATAATGAATGGCATGCACCATCTGAATGTGGTGCACCCTAATGGCAATCAAGTAATGCCTCCCCGGGGGGAGCAATCTGGTTGGTATGTGCCTAGGGGTAGTGTTCCTAATGGTCAAATACAAGCTTATGCATCATCAGGAACAGGTCATTATCAGTATGAAAGGTCAGGGCCTTCACAAGGTAACCGAGGAAGGCAACAAACTCACCCGTATTCAAGAGATGGCTACCATGACGCAAGAGGCAGGGTTCCACCTGCATATGGATACCAGCAGACTGGTGGCAACTTGTACTCATCACAGCCTGTTGCTGCGCCATCAGGTCCTGGACTGTATGGGCAACCCCCATCAGCATATCCTGGGGTTCGTGGTGGAGGCTACTGGCCCCCTCCATATGGTGGAGCCCAAcagtggcagcagcagcagcaaccataTAGTTCATATGCTGGAAGAGGGCCTTATGGAGGTGGGCCACCAACCACTAGAGCTGATTCACGAGAACAGCAGTCACAGAACCGTTATGGCTCTTTGGACAGAAGTTCAAGCCGGAGGCCTCCATCTGGATATGACCGATGA